A single Silvibacterium dinghuense DNA region contains:
- a CDS encoding glutathionylspermidine synthase family protein yields the protein MLCRHGEAAGIGIRESDGLIVTNTSRFVPHLFR from the coding sequence ATACTATGTCGGCACGGCGAAGCGGCCGGTATTGGGATACGCGAGTCCGACGGACTCATCGTCACCAACACCAGCCGCTTCGTACCGCACTTATTTCGTTAG
- the gltX gene encoding glutamate--tRNA ligase: MSSQSTPRVRIAPSPTGDPHVGTAYIGLINFLYARQGGGQFVLRIEDTDRTRFVPTSEQMIFDALHWLGLTWDEGPDVGGPYGPYRQSERTEIYREHAEILLNNGTAYRCFCTAEELEASRKAQMAAKQPPKYAGTCRHLTPEQIAANIAESKPFTIRMLVPEGSTTFRDELRGDIVIDHANVDDQVLMKSDGFPTYHLANVVDDHLMKITDVIRAEEWISSTPKHVLLYASFGWERPKFWHMPLLRNQDKSKISKRKNPVSLVYYRQAGFVPEAVINFLGLLGGGMPQEVVGVSEKFSLAEMLEKFSVPNISLGGPVFDLTKLKWLNSEYLRAMSLDDFYTALRATVLSDEYLKGVAELVQTRIETLGQFGDLTNFFFADNILPAQEVFLPKKKTLEETLAFAAEQLTVLEAADWTKEALEGALKALGEAHSWSVKENFMLLRAIVTGSTMSPPLLESMIVFGKARTLDRMRRFLDAQKKLALQKK; the protein is encoded by the coding sequence ATGTCATCCCAGAGCACACCTCGCGTACGCATCGCTCCGTCTCCTACGGGCGATCCTCATGTCGGCACGGCTTACATCGGCCTCATCAACTTTCTCTATGCGCGCCAGGGCGGCGGGCAGTTTGTCCTGCGCATCGAGGACACCGACCGCACCCGCTTCGTCCCCACCTCCGAGCAGATGATCTTCGACGCGCTGCACTGGCTCGGCCTTACCTGGGACGAAGGCCCGGATGTGGGTGGCCCGTACGGCCCCTATCGCCAGTCCGAGCGCACCGAGATCTATCGCGAGCACGCCGAGATCCTGCTGAACAACGGCACCGCCTATCGCTGCTTCTGCACGGCAGAAGAGCTCGAAGCCTCGCGCAAGGCGCAGATGGCAGCCAAGCAGCCGCCGAAGTATGCCGGCACCTGCCGCCATCTCACGCCGGAGCAGATTGCCGCGAATATCGCCGAGAGCAAGCCGTTCACCATCCGCATGCTGGTGCCCGAGGGCTCGACCACCTTCCGCGACGAGCTGCGCGGCGACATCGTGATCGACCACGCCAACGTGGATGACCAGGTGCTGATGAAGTCCGACGGCTTCCCCACTTATCACCTGGCCAACGTGGTGGACGACCACCTGATGAAGATCACCGACGTGATCCGCGCCGAGGAGTGGATCTCGTCCACACCGAAGCACGTGCTGTTGTATGCCTCCTTCGGTTGGGAGCGGCCCAAGTTCTGGCACATGCCGCTGCTGCGCAACCAGGACAAGAGCAAGATCTCGAAGCGCAAAAACCCGGTCTCGCTGGTCTACTACCGGCAGGCGGGCTTTGTGCCCGAGGCGGTCATCAACTTCCTCGGCCTGCTGGGCGGCGGCATGCCGCAGGAGGTGGTCGGGGTGAGCGAGAAGTTCTCGCTCGCCGAGATGCTCGAGAAGTTCAGCGTGCCGAACATCAGCCTGGGCGGACCGGTCTTCGACCTGACCAAGCTGAAGTGGCTGAACAGCGAGTATCTGCGCGCCATGTCGCTCGACGACTTCTACACCGCGCTGCGTGCGACCGTGCTCTCGGACGAGTATCTGAAGGGCGTGGCGGAGCTGGTGCAGACGCGCATCGAAACACTGGGACAGTTCGGCGACCTGACGAACTTCTTCTTCGCGGATAACATTCTGCCCGCGCAGGAGGTCTTCCTACCCAAGAAAAAGACGCTCGAAGAGACGCTGGCCTTTGCTGCCGAGCAGCTGACGGTGCTCGAAGCTGCGGACTGGACAAAAGAGGCGCTCGAAGGCGCATTGAAAGCGCTGGGCGAGGCGCATAGCTGGTCCGTGAAAGAGAACTTCATGCTGCTGCGCGCCATCGTGACTGGCAGCACCATGAGCCCGCCACTGCTCGAGAGCATGATCGTCTTCGGCAAGGCGAGAACGCTCGACCGCATGCGCCGCTTCCTCGACGCGCAGAAGAAGCTGGCTTTACAGAAGAAGTAA
- a CDS encoding M14 family metallopeptidase gives MVLRVIAAAVLAGVFMTGAGACFAQASGAEWQTPAEASAYKTTPDYAATMAYLRHVEAAAPGQVKIEPFGETGEGRELDLVIASKDGVFDPAKLHAAGRPIVLVQNSIHAGEMDGKDACLALLRDMVMTKTQAALLDKAVFVFIPMYNADGHERRSAYNRINQNGPEEMGWRGNGTNINLNRDYLKADAPETRAFMKMFHTWLPDFFVDDHVTDGSDYQYDVTFTIDDGPNVPRPIARWVDETVTPTLEKDVDATPGHLASPTYITLNDDTDPAKGLGFNDDPPRFSTGYTILENRPGMLVELHMLKDYRTRVTGNYAILRSLLALVNRDAEKLVALNKAADAEAEQLGAHPLGDQQFPLAVGWGGQTTPFLFHGYKYTRQLSEVSGTMWVKYSHEPWDVSLPMATGFKITASTTPPAAYIIPRQWTHVIDVLAAHQVEIKRTTAAWTGKVDTYRCSGMQWNRAPFEGHHPIFAGEGSTEPGKFGQCDLVTETITYPAGSAVVELNQRLSKVAIEWLEPAAPDSAMAWGFFDPIFEQKEYGEAYVLEKLARKMMAEDPKIKEEFERKVQADPIFAADPMARLEFFYERSPYYAANRVGQYPVGRLLKVDGVPLK, from the coding sequence ATGGTTTTGCGCGTAATTGCGGCTGCGGTTTTGGCTGGAGTGTTTATGACGGGCGCGGGTGCGTGCTTCGCGCAGGCATCAGGCGCGGAGTGGCAGACGCCGGCCGAGGCTTCGGCTTATAAAACAACGCCCGACTATGCGGCGACGATGGCTTATCTGCGGCACGTAGAGGCAGCGGCTCCGGGCCAGGTGAAGATCGAGCCCTTTGGCGAAACAGGCGAGGGGCGTGAGCTGGATCTCGTGATCGCATCGAAGGACGGCGTCTTTGATCCGGCGAAGCTGCACGCCGCCGGACGGCCGATTGTGCTGGTGCAGAACTCGATCCACGCCGGCGAGATGGACGGCAAGGATGCCTGCCTGGCGCTGCTCCGCGACATGGTGATGACGAAGACGCAGGCCGCGCTGTTGGACAAGGCTGTCTTCGTCTTTATCCCGATGTACAACGCCGATGGCCACGAGCGGCGCTCGGCCTACAACCGCATCAACCAGAATGGTCCCGAGGAGATGGGCTGGCGCGGCAACGGTACGAACATCAACCTGAATCGCGATTACCTGAAGGCTGACGCGCCGGAAACGCGCGCGTTTATGAAGATGTTCCACACGTGGCTGCCGGACTTCTTCGTCGATGACCACGTGACCGACGGCTCGGATTATCAGTATGACGTGACCTTCACCATCGACGATGGGCCGAATGTGCCGCGGCCTATTGCCCGATGGGTGGACGAGACGGTGACGCCGACGCTGGAGAAGGATGTGGACGCAACGCCTGGGCACCTGGCATCCCCGACCTACATCACATTGAACGACGATACCGATCCTGCGAAGGGGCTGGGCTTCAACGACGATCCGCCACGCTTCTCGACCGGATACACCATTCTCGAGAACCGGCCAGGCATGCTGGTGGAACTGCACATGTTAAAGGATTATCGGACGCGTGTGACGGGGAATTATGCCATCCTGCGCAGCCTGCTGGCGCTGGTCAATCGTGACGCGGAGAAGCTGGTTGCCTTGAACAAGGCGGCCGATGCCGAAGCCGAGCAGCTGGGAGCGCACCCGCTCGGAGACCAGCAGTTTCCGCTGGCTGTGGGTTGGGGTGGACAGACGACACCCTTCCTCTTCCATGGTTACAAGTACACGCGCCAGCTGAGCGAGGTTTCGGGGACGATGTGGGTGAAGTACTCGCACGAGCCGTGGGATGTTTCGCTCCCGATGGCGACCGGCTTCAAGATCACGGCGTCGACCACGCCTCCGGCGGCATACATCATTCCCCGGCAGTGGACGCATGTGATCGATGTGCTCGCCGCGCACCAGGTGGAAATCAAACGCACGACCGCGGCATGGACCGGCAAGGTGGATACCTATCGCTGCAGCGGCATGCAGTGGAACCGCGCGCCCTTCGAGGGGCATCACCCGATCTTTGCGGGGGAAGGGTCAACGGAGCCGGGCAAATTCGGACAGTGCGATCTTGTCACTGAAACGATCACCTATCCGGCCGGTTCGGCGGTGGTAGAGCTGAATCAGCGGCTCTCGAAAGTGGCGATCGAGTGGCTGGAGCCCGCAGCGCCGGATTCAGCCATGGCGTGGGGATTCTTCGATCCGATCTTCGAGCAGAAGGAATACGGCGAAGCCTACGTGCTTGAAAAGCTGGCGCGGAAGATGATGGCGGAAGACCCGAAGATCAAGGAGGAATTCGAGCGCAAGGTGCAGGCCGATCCGATCTTTGCAGCCGATCCTATGGCGCGGCTTGAGTTTTTCTACGAGCGCTCACCGTATTACGCAGCAAATCGTGTGGGCCAGTATCCGGTAGGGCGGCTGCTGAAGGTGGATGGAGTGCCGCTGAAATAG
- the hslV gene encoding ATP-dependent protease subunit HslV, translating into MLKPKLPSAAASGGNSVSALPPAAEASSRPRIRSTTVICVRRNGSVVMAADGQVTMGDSVIKHSAKKIRRLYQDKILAGFAGSTADAFSLFSRFESKLEQYAGNLGRAAVELAKDWRTDKSLRSLEALLVVSDPHQTFLLSGTGDVIEPDEGIAAIGSGGSYAIAAARALMENTELSAREIAEKAMKIAGQICIYTNDKITIEELKG; encoded by the coding sequence ATGCTGAAACCGAAGCTCCCGTCCGCCGCCGCGTCTGGCGGCAATTCTGTCTCCGCGCTCCCTCCTGCCGCCGAGGCCTCAAGCCGCCCTCGCATCCGCTCGACCACCGTTATCTGCGTCCGCCGCAACGGCAGCGTGGTGATGGCCGCCGATGGCCAGGTGACCATGGGCGATTCGGTCATCAAGCACTCAGCCAAGAAGATTCGCCGCCTCTACCAGGACAAGATTCTCGCCGGCTTTGCCGGTTCGACCGCCGACGCCTTCTCGCTCTTCAGCCGCTTTGAGTCGAAGCTCGAGCAGTATGCGGGCAACCTGGGCCGTGCTGCCGTCGAGCTGGCCAAGGACTGGCGCACGGACAAGAGCCTGCGTTCGCTCGAGGCTCTGCTGGTGGTGAGCGATCCGCATCAGACCTTCCTGCTGAGCGGGACAGGCGACGTCATCGAGCCGGACGAAGGCATCGCGGCCATCGGCAGCGGCGGCTCGTACGCGATCGCCGCTGCGCGCGCGCTGATGGAGAACACCGAGCTCTCCGCGCGGGAGATTGCCGAGAAGGCGATGAAAATCGCCGGGCAAATCTGTATCTACACCAATGACAAGATCACGATCGAAGAGCTGAAGGGTTAA
- the aceE gene encoding pyruvate dehydrogenase (acetyl-transferring), homodimeric type, with protein sequence MSTKAEIPVQPDFLAEVQEWIEAFDEVVVGEGPEHGAELLDALRRRAREAGVTAASEITTPYLNTIPRHEEETYPGDRNLEQRVEALIRWNAMAMVHGQNKKDAGIGGHIATYSSLATLLEVGFNHFFRADYNGQPGDFVYFQGHASPGVYARAFLEGRLTEEHLKNFRHELRDTPGLSSYPHPWLMPDFWRFPTVSMGIGPLNALYQARFMHYLENRGLIEKTNRKIWAFVGDGETGEVDTLGALPIATREKLDNLIFVVNCNLQRLDGPVSGNKRIIDELEGVFRGAGWNVIKVVWGADWDKLFERDHQGLLLKRMEECVDGDYQAYKAKGGAYLRQHFFGKYPELLKLVEDYSDEQLANLHRGGHDPQKIYNAYKRAIEHTGSPTVILAKTVKGYGIGTTQARNASHQEKKLSDDGVTAFIKQFNIPIPEEQAAAGKPWKPEANAPEIEYLQARRAELGGYLPQRTVAPMNFKAPALDYYGEWTGGSKGREVSTTMGFVSILRHLLKDAEFGKYVVPIVPDEGRTFGLESAIRQVGIYAPEGQKYTPHDSDMLLSYREEKDGQILEEGITEAGSLASFTAAGTAYANYRVPAIPFYMYYSMFGFQRIGDMIWAFADSRGKGFLMGGTAGRTTMLGEGLQHQDGHSHVLSSTVPTCLSYDPAFVYELATIVQDGIKRMYQDNDQVFYYITMYNEDYAMPAMPEGSQEGILRGIYRFQAAPKGKATAQLFGSGPILNEVIKAQAILADKYGVQADVWSVTSYNELRRDALSVERWNRLHPAEPAKKPYILEALGNAKGPIIAASDYMKSIPDSLAPWLLDRLVTLGTDGFGRSDNREHLRRHFEVDAPSIVAATLSKLARDGKFDAKKAQAAFAELGIDTEKIDAAKA encoded by the coding sequence ATGAGCACAAAAGCAGAAATTCCCGTTCAGCCGGACTTCCTCGCCGAGGTCCAGGAGTGGATTGAAGCCTTCGACGAAGTCGTAGTCGGCGAAGGCCCCGAACATGGCGCGGAGCTGCTCGACGCTCTCCGCCGCCGCGCGCGCGAAGCCGGAGTGACGGCTGCCAGCGAGATCACCACCCCCTACCTCAACACCATCCCCAGGCACGAGGAAGAGACCTACCCGGGCGATCGTAACCTCGAGCAGCGCGTCGAGGCCCTCATCCGCTGGAATGCCATGGCCATGGTGCACGGCCAGAACAAGAAGGATGCCGGCATCGGCGGCCATATCGCCACCTATTCTTCGCTGGCCACCCTGCTCGAAGTGGGCTTCAACCACTTCTTCCGCGCCGACTACAACGGCCAGCCGGGCGATTTCGTCTACTTCCAGGGCCACGCCTCGCCGGGCGTCTATGCCCGCGCCTTCCTCGAAGGCCGCCTCACCGAGGAGCACCTCAAGAATTTCCGCCACGAGCTGCGCGACACGCCGGGACTCTCGTCCTATCCGCATCCCTGGCTTATGCCCGATTTCTGGCGCTTCCCCACGGTCTCGATGGGCATTGGCCCGCTGAACGCCCTCTACCAGGCGCGCTTCATGCACTATCTCGAGAACCGCGGCCTCATCGAGAAGACCAACCGCAAGATCTGGGCCTTCGTCGGTGACGGCGAGACGGGTGAGGTCGATACCCTCGGCGCGCTGCCCATCGCCACGCGCGAGAAGCTCGACAACCTGATCTTCGTGGTCAACTGCAACCTGCAGCGCCTCGACGGCCCGGTCAGCGGCAACAAGCGCATCATCGACGAGCTCGAAGGCGTCTTCCGCGGCGCCGGCTGGAACGTCATCAAGGTTGTCTGGGGCGCGGACTGGGACAAGCTCTTCGAGCGCGACCACCAGGGCCTGCTGCTCAAGCGCATGGAAGAGTGCGTGGACGGCGACTACCAGGCCTACAAGGCCAAGGGCGGCGCCTACCTGCGCCAGCACTTCTTCGGCAAGTACCCCGAGTTGCTCAAGCTGGTCGAGGACTACTCCGACGAGCAGCTGGCGAACCTGCACCGCGGCGGCCACGATCCGCAAAAGATCTACAACGCCTACAAGCGCGCCATCGAACACACCGGCAGCCCGACCGTCATCCTGGCGAAGACCGTCAAGGGCTACGGCATCGGCACCACGCAGGCCCGCAACGCCTCGCACCAGGAAAAGAAGCTGAGCGATGACGGCGTTACCGCCTTCATCAAGCAGTTCAACATCCCGATTCCCGAGGAGCAGGCCGCGGCCGGCAAACCGTGGAAACCGGAAGCGAATGCGCCGGAGATCGAGTACCTGCAGGCGCGCCGCGCCGAGTTGGGCGGCTACCTACCGCAGCGCACCGTGGCCCCGATGAACTTCAAGGCCCCCGCGCTCGACTACTACGGCGAGTGGACCGGCGGCTCGAAGGGCCGCGAGGTCTCGACCACCATGGGCTTCGTCTCCATCCTGCGCCACCTGCTCAAAGACGCGGAGTTCGGCAAGTACGTCGTACCCATCGTGCCCGATGAAGGCCGCACCTTCGGTCTCGAATCGGCCATCCGCCAGGTGGGCATCTACGCGCCCGAAGGCCAGAAGTACACCCCGCACGACTCCGACATGCTGCTCAGCTATCGCGAGGAGAAGGACGGGCAGATTCTCGAAGAGGGCATCACCGAGGCCGGTTCGCTGGCATCATTCACCGCCGCAGGCACCGCGTATGCCAACTACCGCGTCCCGGCCATTCCCTTCTACATGTACTACTCGATGTTCGGTTTCCAGCGCATCGGAGACATGATCTGGGCCTTCGCCGACTCGCGTGGCAAGGGCTTCCTGATGGGAGGTACCGCCGGACGCACCACCATGCTCGGCGAGGGCCTGCAGCACCAGGATGGCCACAGCCACGTGCTGTCCTCGACCGTGCCCACCTGCCTCAGCTACGACCCGGCCTTCGTCTACGAGCTGGCCACCATCGTCCAGGACGGCATCAAGCGCATGTACCAGGACAACGACCAGGTCTTCTACTACATCACCATGTACAACGAAGACTACGCCATGCCTGCCATGCCCGAGGGCTCGCAGGAAGGCATCCTCCGCGGCATCTACAGGTTCCAGGCCGCGCCGAAGGGCAAGGCAACTGCACAGCTCTTCGGCTCCGGTCCCATCCTCAACGAGGTCATCAAGGCGCAGGCCATTCTCGCCGACAAGTACGGCGTGCAGGCCGACGTCTGGAGCGTGACCAGCTACAACGAGCTGCGCCGCGACGCCCTCTCGGTCGAGCGCTGGAACCGCCTGCATCCGGCCGAGCCGGCGAAAAAGCCGTACATCCTCGAAGCGCTCGGTAACGCCAAGGGCCCGATCATCGCGGCTTCGGATTACATGAAGTCGATTCCCGACTCGCTCGCGCCCTGGCTGCTCGACCGCCTCGTCACGCTCGGCACCGACGGCTTCGGCCGCTCGGACAACCGCGAGCACCTGCGCCGTCACTTCGAAGTGGATGCCCCGTCGATCGTGGCCGCCACGCTCTCGAAGCTGGCCCGCGACGGCAAGTTCGACGCGAAGAAAGCCCAGGCCGCCTTCGCCGAACTCGGCATCGACACCGAAAAGATCGACGCCGCCAAGGCCTAA
- the ispF gene encoding 2-C-methyl-D-erythritol 2,4-cyclodiphosphate synthase: MNIRIGYGWDSHAFKPGVPLKIGGLAIDHPEGLAGHSDGDVLLHALTDALLGAVSAGDIGSFFPPGDPRWKNADSAIFLNLALEEIQNAGYRIVNVDTTLVLAQPKIGPIAGEMREHVAELLGVKPADVGIKAKTPEGLNVDHVAQAHAVVLLEKVENPLELKSMSEVIENQKQLEDVVKDLVSQVHGVEPRRVIKPVFNTEDIT; encoded by the coding sequence ATGAACATCAGAATTGGATATGGCTGGGATTCGCATGCCTTCAAGCCGGGTGTGCCGCTCAAGATCGGCGGCCTGGCGATTGATCATCCGGAGGGCCTGGCCGGTCACTCCGACGGCGACGTGCTGCTGCACGCGCTCACCGACGCGCTGCTCGGCGCGGTCTCGGCCGGTGATATCGGCAGCTTCTTCCCTCCGGGCGATCCGCGCTGGAAGAATGCCGATTCGGCGATCTTCCTCAACCTCGCGCTCGAAGAGATTCAGAATGCGGGCTATCGCATCGTGAACGTGGACACCACGCTGGTGCTGGCGCAGCCGAAGATCGGCCCCATCGCTGGAGAAATGCGCGAGCATGTGGCCGAGCTGCTGGGTGTGAAGCCGGCGGATGTCGGCATCAAGGCCAAGACCCCCGAGGGTCTCAACGTGGATCACGTAGCCCAGGCGCATGCCGTGGTGCTGCTCGAAAAGGTTGAGAATCCGCTCGAGCTCAAGAGTATGAGCGAGGTGATCGAGAATCAGAAGCAGCTCGAGGACGTGGTGAAGGATTTGGTCAGCCAGGTGCACGGTGTCGAGCCGCGGCGGGTGATCAAGCCGGTCTTCAATACCGAAGACATCACCTAG
- the ispD gene encoding 2-C-methyl-D-erythritol 4-phosphate cytidylyltransferase has translation MRVFVILPAAGLGTRMAAGQASAAPKQFLELAGTPILIHTLRAFADVPAIAGIYVAVRPNEVERVKAHVAEHGFAGRVTVVEGGDSRQASVANALAVLPCEADDIVLVHDAVRPLIDAATIQRTIQAVEKHHAAIVGLPAVDTIKQVERTADGALITSTIPREYIVQAQTPQGFRCGLLRRAFAEAAADGFVGTDEASVVERAGAAVAVVPGSAANFKITQPGDLELAEFYLARRAKA, from the coding sequence ATGCGCGTCTTCGTCATTCTTCCCGCGGCCGGTTTGGGCACGCGGATGGCAGCGGGGCAGGCCTCGGCGGCTCCGAAGCAGTTTCTTGAGCTGGCCGGCACGCCGATCCTGATCCACACGTTGCGCGCCTTTGCCGATGTTCCGGCGATCGCGGGCATTTATGTGGCCGTGCGTCCGAACGAGGTGGAGCGGGTCAAGGCACACGTCGCCGAGCACGGCTTTGCCGGTCGCGTGACGGTCGTCGAAGGCGGCGACAGCCGCCAGGCCAGCGTGGCAAATGCGCTGGCGGTGCTGCCCTGCGAGGCGGACGACATCGTGCTGGTGCACGATGCGGTGCGGCCGCTGATCGATGCGGCGACCATCCAGCGAACGATCCAGGCTGTCGAGAAGCATCACGCGGCCATTGTGGGCCTGCCCGCGGTCGATACCATCAAGCAGGTGGAGCGCACCGCCGACGGCGCGTTGATTACCTCGACGATTCCGCGCGAGTACATTGTGCAGGCGCAGACGCCGCAGGGCTTTCGCTGCGGGCTGCTTCGCCGGGCTTTTGCCGAGGCTGCAGCCGACGGCTTTGTGGGTACCGACGAGGCCAGCGTAGTCGAGCGCGCCGGAGCGGCGGTAGCCGTGGTTCCGGGCTCGGCGGCAAACTTCAAAATCACCCAGCCGGGCGATTTGGAGCTGGCAGAGTTTTACCTGGCGCGGCGCGCGAAGGCTTAG
- a CDS encoding SPFH domain-containing protein codes for MNAASNAISPTTLHKERMVTPKKGAPMLLLFFVLLIAVIALIVYAAANEQPIFVLPAVLLFLFDFIGILPGFYTLQPNEARVLVLFGSYKGTVRADGFFWGHPFYSNGARQTITPLTLADKAAVAQTVRRSSGRNKISLRARTLNGDILKVNDLRGNPIEIAAVVVWRVEDTAQALFDVDNFENYVATQSESALRHLANLYAYDDNNPNDTTLRRNVDEVSAALCSELTARLSKAGVAVDEARLTHLAYASEIAQVMLRSQQADAVIAARQKIVQGAVGMVDMALSELAAKHVVSLDDERRAAMVSNLMVVLCAESEVHPVVNAGTLYN; via the coding sequence ATGAACGCTGCATCGAATGCCATCTCCCCCACAACACTTCACAAAGAGCGCATGGTCACTCCGAAAAAGGGCGCGCCCATGCTCCTGCTCTTCTTCGTGCTGCTGATCGCCGTGATTGCGCTGATCGTCTACGCCGCCGCAAACGAGCAGCCGATCTTCGTGCTTCCGGCCGTACTACTCTTCCTCTTCGATTTCATCGGAATCCTGCCGGGCTTCTATACGCTCCAGCCCAACGAGGCGCGCGTGCTCGTGCTCTTCGGCTCCTACAAGGGCACGGTCCGCGCCGACGGCTTCTTCTGGGGCCATCCCTTCTATTCCAACGGCGCGCGGCAGACCATCACTCCGCTCACGCTGGCGGATAAGGCAGCGGTCGCACAGACGGTGAGGCGCTCCTCAGGCCGCAACAAGATCTCACTGCGCGCCCGTACGCTCAATGGCGACATTCTGAAGGTGAATGACCTGCGCGGCAACCCCATTGAGATCGCCGCAGTCGTCGTATGGCGCGTCGAAGACACCGCGCAAGCCCTCTTCGACGTCGACAATTTTGAGAACTATGTCGCCACGCAGAGCGAGTCGGCGCTGCGTCACCTCGCCAACCTCTATGCCTATGACGACAACAATCCTAACGACACCACGCTGCGCCGCAATGTCGATGAGGTCTCTGCCGCGCTATGCAGTGAGTTGACAGCCCGGCTCTCGAAAGCCGGTGTCGCCGTCGACGAAGCGCGCCTCACGCATCTGGCCTATGCGAGCGAAATCGCGCAGGTCATGCTGCGCAGCCAGCAGGCCGATGCCGTGATCGCCGCGCGCCAGAAGATCGTGCAGGGCGCGGTCGGCATGGTCGATATGGCTCTCAGCGAACTGGCCGCGAAACATGTCGTCTCGCTCGACGACGAGCGCCGCGCCGCCATGGTCAGCAACCTCATGGTGGTGCTCTGCGCCGAGAGCGAGGTGCACCCGGTCGTGAACGCGGGAACTCTGTACAACTAG